A genomic region of Aeropyrum pernix K1 contains the following coding sequences:
- the rpiA gene encoding ribose 5-phosphate isomerase A: MGGCDPMDEAARGALDLLGRIGGELGVLGVGTGRTVMRFLREASARGVEPGVAVPSSFETAVELAGLGWSVGDPRVYRGVNVYVDGADEAEPGRGYMVKGGGGALLGEKILSSRSKLNIFIVGEDRLVGRLGEKTPVPVEVEPGFVSMVLASLEELGLNPRVRTSPGKRGPVVSDWGGVIVDLLTGPLEDPRGLESMLRNVPGVRETGLFLGLADYIVVGLSSCGYRVLGPYRGRAV, encoded by the coding sequence GTGGGTGGTTGTGATCCTATGGATGAGGCCGCCCGGGGAGCGCTCGACCTTCTAGGCAGGATTGGCGGGGAGCTCGGCGTTCTCGGCGTGGGTACTGGTAGGACTGTGATGAGGTTTCTCCGCGAGGCCAGCGCCCGTGGGGTGGAGCCGGGGGTGGCTGTGCCCAGTAGTTTCGAGACTGCTGTTGAGCTGGCTGGTTTGGGGTGGAGTGTGGGTGACCCCCGTGTATACCGGGGGGTTAACGTTTATGTTGACGGGGCGGACGAGGCAGAGCCCGGGAGAGGGTATATGGTGAAGGGGGGCGGGGGGGCTCTGCTTGGCGAGAAGATACTTTCCTCCAGGTCGAAGCTAAACATATTCATAGTCGGCGAGGACAGGCTCGTGGGGAGGCTGGGGGAGAAGACGCCCGTTCCTGTGGAGGTAGAGCCCGGGTTCGTCTCGATGGTTCTCGCAAGCCTGGAGGAGCTGGGCCTTAACCCGCGGGTGAGGACCTCGCCGGGTAAAAGGGGGCCTGTGGTCAGCGACTGGGGCGGGGTTATAGTGGACCTACTCACAGGCCCCCTGGAGGACCCTCGGGGGTTGGAGTCTATGCTCAGGAATGTGCCTGGCGTGAGGGAGACGGGCCTGTTCCTCGGGCTGGCTGACTATATTGTCGTGGGGCTGTCCAGCTGCGGCTACAGGGTTCTAGGCCCCTACAGGGGGAGGGCGGTCTAG
- the tenA gene encoding thiaminase II codes for MGESLLSDRLKRDNMDLWSLLPSHPFVKALYSGSLPLDKFRFYAVQDYNYLVGLVRSLSIAASKSWSFEVARLALSHASFLASTEMANYERLLGELGLSLSEVLREEPAPTNEAYVNFMIATCSTGTALECMVSLLPCYWSYREIAIANERLLRENSVDLYRRWASVYLSSEYGEAVEEYRRAVDRLWAEEGGVYSRLKRIFRKATRYEYMFWDMAWRMEKWPV; via the coding sequence ATGGGAGAGTCGCTTCTGAGTGATAGGCTGAAGAGGGATAATATGGATCTCTGGAGCCTGCTGCCCAGCCACCCCTTCGTCAAAGCACTCTACAGCGGGAGCCTCCCCCTGGATAAGTTCAGGTTCTACGCTGTCCAGGACTATAACTACCTGGTAGGCCTTGTGAGGAGCCTAAGCATCGCAGCATCCAAGTCGTGGAGCTTCGAGGTGGCCAGGCTGGCCCTGTCCCACGCAAGCTTCCTAGCCTCCACGGAGATGGCCAACTACGAGAGGCTGCTGGGCGAGCTCGGGCTCAGCCTGAGCGAGGTCCTCAGGGAGGAGCCCGCCCCCACCAACGAGGCTTACGTAAACTTCATGATAGCAACCTGCAGCACCGGCACCGCCCTGGAGTGCATGGTATCGCTCCTCCCATGCTACTGGAGCTACAGGGAGATAGCAATAGCCAACGAGAGGCTCCTCAGGGAGAACAGTGTAGACCTGTATAGGAGGTGGGCGTCGGTATACCTTAGCAGCGAGTATGGAGAAGCGGTGGAAGAGTATAGGAGAGCCGTAGACAGGCTGTGGGCGGAGGAAGGTGGAGTCTACAGCAGGCTAAAGAGGATATTCAGGAAGGCCACTAGATACGAGTACATGTTCTGGGATATGGCGTGGAGGATGGAGAAGTGGCCAGTGTAG
- a CDS encoding MFS transporter — protein sequence MDRGGVLRVAAAALPAYAYFYNVGSIGFWLPLHVRELGWPYTYITLIATWYFVAVTLATPLVGLLSDLTRRPGYILAGGMAVVAATSVAIPHVENPPLLMALRALQGLGLAVGLPIALGSLSLIQGVRRGVASTVIASGLGMSGGAFLSGLMVEYLGFPALFYAAAVPAALSTLVALGWRPPPPPSGSPGLLAALRSMPWEVLVVMAGIAVRNTFASGVFSVVSIIFNKIVGISYTATGVVLAINPAVQASVTTVFERIMRGRALLLYSTGLSGTALAFYLYLTAGSALDLAAAQIALGAFYGATVVSGNTMIIALAPSEIRYTASSLYTFAFNIGWILGTSIAGKVMDAAGVDAWIKLAIAGTLVSGLIPLTLLASPRARRI from the coding sequence ATGGATAGGGGTGGGGTTCTGAGGGTTGCAGCGGCGGCGCTTCCAGCCTACGCCTACTTCTACAACGTGGGCTCCATAGGCTTCTGGCTCCCCCTCCACGTGAGGGAGCTCGGCTGGCCATACACCTACATAACGCTGATAGCCACCTGGTACTTCGTCGCCGTCACCCTGGCCACCCCCCTCGTCGGCCTGCTCTCCGACCTGACCAGGAGGCCGGGCTACATACTGGCTGGCGGCATGGCTGTGGTGGCCGCCACCTCGGTGGCCATACCCCACGTGGAGAACCCTCCACTACTCATGGCACTCAGGGCCCTCCAGGGCCTGGGGCTGGCCGTGGGTCTCCCGATAGCCCTCGGCAGCCTCTCGCTTATACAGGGTGTTAGGAGGGGTGTGGCCTCGACTGTTATAGCCTCGGGGCTGGGAATGTCGGGGGGAGCATTCCTCTCCGGCCTCATGGTGGAGTACCTGGGGTTCCCGGCGCTCTTCTACGCGGCCGCAGTCCCCGCTGCACTCTCAACCCTAGTGGCTTTGGGGTGGAGGCCGCCTCCCCCTCCCTCCGGGAGCCCCGGGCTCCTGGCCGCCCTCCGGAGTATGCCGTGGGAGGTGCTTGTTGTAATGGCTGGTATAGCGGTTAGGAACACGTTCGCCAGCGGGGTGTTCAGCGTTGTATCCATTATTTTTAACAAGATAGTGGGGATATCCTATACAGCCACCGGAGTGGTGCTGGCTATAAACCCCGCGGTGCAGGCTTCCGTCACAACAGTTTTCGAGAGGATCATGAGGGGCCGAGCTCTCCTCCTATACTCCACAGGCCTGAGCGGCACCGCTCTAGCGTTCTACCTCTACCTGACAGCAGGCTCAGCGCTGGACCTAGCAGCCGCCCAGATAGCCCTAGGAGCCTTCTACGGCGCCACCGTAGTCTCCGGAAACACCATGATAATAGCCCTGGCCCCCAGCGAGATAAGGTACACCGCATCAAGCCTCTACACATTCGCCTTCAACATAGGCTGGATACTAGGCACTAGCATAGCCGGGAAGGTTATGGACGCGGCCGGCGTAGACGCATGGATAAAGCTGGCTATCGCAGGCACCCTAGTCTCAGGGCTGATACCCCTGACACTGCTGGCGTCACCCAGGGCGAGAAGGATATAG
- the mdh gene encoding NAD(P)-dependent malate dehydrogenase, with the protein MITILGAGKVGMATAVMLMMRGYDDLLLIARTPGKPQGEALDLAHAAAELGVDIRISGSNSYEDMRGSDIVLVTAGIGRKPGMTREQLLEANANTMADLAEKIKAYAKDAIVVITTNPVDAMTYVMYKKTGFPRERVIGFSGILDSARMAYYISQKLGVSFKSVNAIVLGMHGQKMFPVPRLSSVGGVPLEHLMSKEEIEEVVSETVNAGAKITELRGYSSNYGPAAGLVLTVEAIKRDSKRIYPYSLYLQGEYGYNDIVAEVPAVIGKSGIERIIELPLTEDEKRKFDEAVQAVKKLVETLPPQLRE; encoded by the coding sequence TTGATAACAATACTTGGCGCTGGCAAGGTCGGAATGGCCACAGCGGTCATGCTTATGATGAGGGGTTACGACGACCTCCTACTCATAGCCAGGACCCCTGGGAAGCCCCAGGGCGAGGCGCTCGACCTGGCCCACGCCGCCGCCGAGCTCGGAGTCGACATAAGGATCAGTGGGAGCAACAGCTACGAGGACATGAGGGGGAGCGACATAGTTCTGGTTACCGCAGGTATAGGCAGGAAGCCCGGCATGACTAGGGAGCAGCTCCTCGAGGCAAACGCCAACACCATGGCCGACCTGGCCGAGAAGATCAAGGCCTACGCTAAGGACGCCATAGTGGTTATAACCACTAACCCTGTCGACGCGATGACCTACGTAATGTACAAGAAGACCGGGTTCCCGAGGGAGAGGGTTATAGGGTTCAGCGGCATACTCGACTCCGCCAGGATGGCCTACTACATCTCCCAGAAGCTTGGAGTCAGCTTCAAAAGCGTCAACGCCATAGTGCTAGGTATGCACGGCCAGAAGATGTTCCCGGTGCCCAGGCTATCCAGCGTGGGCGGCGTCCCGCTGGAGCACCTCATGTCCAAGGAGGAGATAGAGGAGGTTGTCTCAGAGACGGTGAACGCGGGGGCGAAGATAACCGAGCTAAGGGGGTACAGCAGCAACTACGGCCCCGCGGCAGGGCTAGTGCTCACGGTTGAGGCGATAAAGAGGGACTCCAAGAGGATATACCCCTACAGCCTCTACCTCCAGGGCGAGTACGGGTACAACGACATAGTGGCTGAAGTGCCCGCGGTCATAGGCAAGAGCGGTATAGAGAGGATAATAGAGCTGCCGTTAACCGAGGATGAGAAGAGAAAGTTCGACGAGGCAGTGCAGGCTGTGAAGAAGCTAGTCGAAACACTACCCCCACAGCTCAGAGAGTAA
- a CDS encoding V-type ATP synthase subunit I — protein sequence MLLPRMLEEVVLAVPARDYDRVVAGLAVEGIFHVDSPPQGVKGEVDRSYRALLTQASERSSRIRQYFDLAGVEPYRVSGVEIEVGGWGESWKRYLEKYSGVEKFYSGLLEEYSEAEARLKELLDIEARIAPVAHLDVDIARLYRSGAFDFAVYYGSYSEGLESRVGEIVSRVGGLAAVEASGGSVVVAVAVPKGALSKISPEILRLNLSIYTPPEGVPGSPREAMEYIRGEKARLGRRLVSIQEMASERLGELAEFYTVVTAFENIFKFLVSTLRRGETRIVRGFVDVRDSGRLRSIVDRMTRGSYVLLSLGVRRGGEAPIPSKVDLPQFLKPFSRVVELYGYPEPNEIVPTVFLAITLPLTFALMFPDAGQGLLVLLFSLFYLRRVSRDWAYVIAVMGGASVVSGLLAGEVFGPLVSKMLGLPELWYRLGLETPPYAMPTYAIDHGEEELVPVLVYRALNVSLFMGAFMLSFGTFLGVVNGVIKRDWVGLVESRLPRFLLFASITGPFLVYMDAGEAGSVLRQALLELGGDSIAAKLVLAGSVLGLAWMLLAGPIIYMLEGHSPLAGLANSFLEAYESLLMLVGNIPSFLRIMALALAHSSLMFVIYYLTVMIMQGGILADVVGALLYVGGNLAVAAMEGLLAFAHASRLHFYEWFSKFYSGTGVPYTPIKVEGVRIKIAGQTF from the coding sequence TTGCTGCTGCCCAGGATGCTGGAGGAGGTGGTGTTAGCGGTCCCCGCCAGGGATTACGACAGGGTTGTGGCGGGGCTGGCAGTTGAGGGTATATTCCACGTCGACTCGCCGCCCCAGGGCGTCAAGGGGGAGGTGGACAGGAGCTACAGGGCCCTGCTGACCCAGGCTTCCGAGAGGTCCTCGAGGATAAGGCAGTATTTCGACCTAGCGGGGGTGGAGCCCTACAGGGTGTCGGGGGTAGAGATAGAGGTTGGAGGGTGGGGCGAGAGCTGGAAGAGGTATCTAGAGAAGTACTCCGGGGTGGAGAAGTTCTACTCTGGCCTCCTTGAGGAGTACTCCGAGGCCGAGGCCAGGCTTAAGGAGCTTCTCGACATCGAGGCCAGGATAGCCCCTGTGGCGCATTTAGATGTTGATATAGCCAGGCTCTACAGGTCGGGGGCCTTCGACTTCGCAGTCTACTACGGGAGCTACTCTGAGGGGCTGGAGTCTAGGGTCGGCGAGATAGTGTCGAGGGTCGGCGGGCTCGCCGCCGTGGAGGCCTCGGGCGGCTCTGTGGTCGTCGCTGTTGCGGTTCCGAAGGGCGCTCTGTCAAAAATATCCCCCGAGATTCTCAGGCTGAACCTCTCGATATACACCCCCCCAGAGGGGGTTCCGGGGAGCCCGAGGGAGGCTATGGAGTACATTAGGGGGGAGAAGGCTAGGCTGGGTAGGAGGCTGGTTAGCATACAGGAGATGGCCTCCGAGAGGCTCGGCGAGCTGGCCGAGTTCTACACCGTCGTCACTGCGTTCGAAAACATCTTCAAGTTCTTAGTGTCGACCCTCCGGAGGGGTGAGACCAGGATAGTCAGGGGGTTTGTAGACGTCCGCGACTCTGGGAGGCTCAGGAGCATAGTGGATAGGATGACGCGGGGCAGCTACGTCCTCCTCAGCCTCGGCGTCAGGAGGGGCGGCGAGGCCCCAATCCCCAGCAAGGTGGACCTCCCCCAGTTCCTCAAACCCTTCTCCAGGGTTGTGGAGCTCTACGGGTATCCAGAGCCGAACGAGATAGTACCCACGGTGTTCCTCGCGATAACCCTACCCCTGACATTCGCCTTGATGTTCCCCGACGCAGGCCAGGGCCTCCTCGTACTCCTATTCTCGCTATTCTACCTGAGGAGGGTGAGCAGGGACTGGGCGTACGTGATAGCCGTTATGGGGGGTGCGAGCGTAGTCTCGGGCCTGCTGGCGGGCGAGGTGTTCGGCCCTCTCGTGTCTAAGATGCTAGGTCTGCCGGAGCTGTGGTACAGGCTGGGTCTCGAGACGCCGCCCTACGCCATGCCGACGTACGCCATAGACCACGGTGAGGAGGAGCTTGTGCCTGTACTCGTCTATAGGGCGTTGAACGTCAGCCTCTTCATGGGCGCCTTCATGCTGAGCTTCGGAACTTTTCTCGGCGTTGTGAACGGGGTTATAAAGAGGGACTGGGTCGGCCTGGTGGAGTCTAGGCTGCCGAGGTTCCTCCTGTTCGCCTCGATAACAGGACCCTTCCTAGTCTACATGGACGCGGGGGAGGCTGGATCAGTCTTAAGGCAGGCCCTCCTAGAGCTGGGGGGCGACAGCATAGCGGCTAAGCTGGTTCTAGCCGGCTCTGTGCTCGGCCTGGCCTGGATGCTGCTGGCAGGCCCCATAATCTACATGCTCGAGGGCCACAGCCCCCTGGCAGGCCTAGCCAACAGCTTCCTGGAGGCCTACGAGTCTCTGCTCATGCTGGTGGGCAACATACCCAGCTTCCTCAGGATTATGGCCCTAGCCCTCGCCCACTCCAGCCTGATGTTCGTCATCTACTACCTAACAGTCATGATAATGCAGGGCGGCATACTGGCCGACGTTGTGGGTGCCCTCCTGTACGTGGGAGGCAACCTCGCCGTGGCTGCTATGGAGGGGCTGCTGGCGTTCGCCCACGCCTCGAGGCTGCACTTCTACGAGTGGTTCAGCAAGTTCTACAGCGGCACCGGCGTTCCATATACTCCCATCAAGGTCGAGGGTGTAAGGATAAAAATAGCGGGCCAGACCTTTTAG
- a CDS encoding pyridoxal phosphate-dependent aminotransferase produces the protein MAGGYNRRVDLITGSPTRKIDAVRERLAREGRDVILLSTGQPGFLPPTFLRERLAQALLDEGFKRLYSYTPTPGYADVREAIAEDLAALGGPRMEPDDILVTAGGQEAMFATLSTILEPGDKVILMDPTYFGYRPIVEYLGGRVEWVRAPPSLGFQPDEERLKEAFTRDVKAVVLVSPDNPTGRLLSTESAKLVADLAVDTGAWIVYDEAYKTLVFEGEHVYLYKLAPDNTISINTFSKDPGFPGWRLGYLYGPGWIVGKIRLVSEELVYCPPSIAQVAAKIYLEDREGRLRHLEYAREFLKTRMEAMAGALEEMLPEAVFARPGGSMFITVDLSSYLSKASITSEDLSVKLLDEESVATVPGRYFGPSGDTMLRLSFATETPERIREGIGRLARLLERLA, from the coding sequence TTGGCGGGAGGTTATAACAGGAGGGTAGACCTCATAACCGGCAGCCCGACGCGGAAGATAGATGCCGTGAGGGAGAGGCTGGCCCGGGAGGGCAGGGACGTCATACTGCTCTCCACGGGCCAGCCCGGCTTCCTCCCACCCACGTTCCTTAGGGAGAGGCTGGCCCAAGCCCTCCTCGACGAGGGGTTTAAGAGGCTTTACTCCTACACCCCGACCCCCGGGTACGCCGACGTTAGGGAGGCGATAGCCGAGGACCTCGCAGCACTAGGCGGCCCTAGGATGGAGCCCGACGACATACTTGTCACCGCGGGCGGGCAGGAGGCTATGTTCGCAACCCTCTCCACAATACTGGAGCCGGGGGACAAGGTTATATTGATGGACCCGACCTACTTCGGCTACAGACCCATAGTCGAGTACCTGGGAGGGAGGGTGGAGTGGGTCAGGGCACCCCCCTCCCTGGGGTTCCAGCCCGACGAGGAGAGGCTTAAGGAGGCGTTCACCAGGGACGTCAAGGCAGTTGTGCTTGTCTCGCCTGACAACCCCACAGGAAGGCTACTCTCCACAGAGTCTGCGAAGCTTGTCGCCGACCTCGCGGTGGACACGGGGGCGTGGATAGTCTATGACGAGGCCTACAAGACGCTGGTTTTCGAGGGCGAGCACGTCTACCTCTACAAACTCGCACCGGACAACACTATATCCATAAACACTTTCAGCAAAGACCCGGGGTTCCCCGGCTGGAGGCTGGGCTACCTCTACGGGCCCGGATGGATAGTCGGGAAGATTAGGCTAGTGTCGGAGGAGCTGGTGTACTGCCCCCCCAGCATAGCGCAGGTGGCGGCCAAAATATACCTGGAGGATAGGGAGGGGAGGCTCAGGCACCTGGAGTACGCCAGGGAGTTCCTGAAGACGAGGATGGAGGCCATGGCGGGTGCTCTAGAGGAGATGCTGCCGGAGGCAGTGTTCGCGAGGCCCGGCGGCTCCATGTTCATAACAGTAGACCTCTCAAGCTACCTCTCGAAAGCCTCTATAACGTCTGAGGACCTCTCTGTAAAGCTCCTAGACGAGGAGTCGGTGGCCACGGTGCCAGGCCGCTACTTCGGCCCCAGCGGCGACACAATGCTCAGGCTGAGCTTCGCCACCGAAACCCCGGAGAGGATAAGGGAGGGTATAGGGAGGCTGGCTAGGCTGCTGGAGAGGCTGGCTTGA
- the metG gene encoding methionine--tRNA ligase subunit beta — protein MASGGEAGLIGIEDFAKVDLRVGRVVKAERLPHSKKLLKLIVDIGGEERQVLAGIAKWYSPEELVGRLVIVVANLQPKRMAGEVSQGMVLAAPCGDSEKPVLLTVSEPVEPGSRVC, from the coding sequence TTGGCAAGCGGAGGGGAGGCAGGTCTTATCGGTATAGAGGATTTTGCTAAGGTTGACCTGCGGGTGGGGAGGGTTGTCAAGGCTGAGAGGCTCCCACACAGCAAGAAACTGCTCAAGCTTATAGTGGATATTGGGGGGGAGGAGAGGCAGGTCCTCGCCGGCATAGCAAAGTGGTACTCCCCCGAGGAGCTTGTGGGCAGGCTTGTCATAGTTGTTGCCAACCTGCAGCCGAAGAGGATGGCGGGTGAGGTTAGCCAGGGGATGGTGCTGGCAGCCCCATGCGGCGACAGCGAGAAGCCTGTGCTGCTGACTGTCAGCGAGCCGGTGGAGCCTGGTAGTAGAGTATGCTAG
- the panB gene encoding 3-methyl-2-oxobutanoate hydroxymethyltransferase, translated as MPGDKVTARRILKMKGSRPIVAVTAYDYPTAWIADEAGVDVILVGDSLGMVVLGYPSTLQVTLDDMVRHTAAVARAAKRPLIVADMPFGSYEPSSSAAVESAVALARVGAEAVKLEGGSEYADRVKAIVDAGIPVMGHLGLTPQRAMRIGGYRPRARGRDEARRLLLDAESLVEAGVFSIVLEFVSEEAAEMVTRRVPVPTICIGSGRRCDGQIIVFHDIVGLSRHTPPFAKKYVDARRIMVEAVTRYAEDVRNGRFPGEEHVVHAKEPLEDIS; from the coding sequence ATGCCAGGGGATAAGGTTACAGCTAGGAGGATATTGAAGATGAAGGGGTCGAGGCCGATAGTGGCTGTGACCGCCTACGACTACCCGACAGCCTGGATAGCGGATGAGGCGGGGGTGGACGTTATACTGGTCGGCGACAGCCTGGGGATGGTAGTCCTGGGCTACCCCTCAACCCTCCAGGTAACGCTGGATGATATGGTTAGACACACCGCAGCTGTTGCGAGAGCGGCCAAGAGGCCTTTGATAGTGGCCGACATGCCCTTCGGCAGCTACGAGCCCAGCTCAAGCGCCGCTGTAGAGAGTGCCGTGGCTCTCGCGAGAGTGGGGGCAGAGGCTGTGAAGCTCGAGGGCGGTAGCGAGTACGCCGACAGGGTGAAGGCCATAGTAGACGCCGGGATACCGGTGATGGGCCACCTCGGCCTAACCCCCCAGAGGGCCATGAGGATAGGAGGCTACAGGCCCAGGGCCCGGGGGAGGGATGAGGCCCGCAGGCTGCTCCTAGACGCAGAGTCCCTCGTCGAGGCGGGCGTCTTCAGCATAGTGCTGGAGTTCGTATCCGAGGAGGCAGCAGAAATGGTTACCAGGAGGGTGCCGGTGCCGACGATATGCATAGGCAGCGGTAGGAGGTGTGACGGCCAGATAATAGTGTTCCACGATATAGTAGGCCTCTCACGACACACACCACCCTTCGCCAAAAAGTATGTCGACGCCAGGAGGATAATGGTGGAGGCTGTCACAAGATACGCCGAAGACGTGAGAAACGGCAGGTTCCCAGGCGAGGAGCACGTAGTTCACGCAAAAGAGCCCCTCGAAGATATAAGTTGA